One window of Marinomonas primoryensis genomic DNA carries:
- a CDS encoding inorganic phosphate transporter, translated as MDLTNSPKEESTLLSGHEFVRVLIALAFVLAAGFYASSNGVGVSNLSILAIAAAIGAYMAVNIGANDVANNVGPAVGSKALSMTGAILIAAVFEAAGALIAGGSVVGTIKNGIINPNSIGDTETFIWVMMAALLAGAIWLNLATYLGAPVSTTHSIVGGVLGAGVAAGGLDIANWDKLIAIVASWIISPVLGGVIAALFLMYIKRSITYKSDMIESAKKVVPLLVAFMVWAFSTYLILKGLKKIWKLDFITAGLIALAIALTVYFIVRPMVEKAASALENNKDAVNSLFTLPLIVSAALLSFAHGANDVANAIGPLAAINDALMTGAVSSKASIPLWIMVVGGLGIAVGLALFGPKLIKTVGSEITELDKTRAFCVAMAAAITVIIASQLGLPVSSTHIAVGGIFGVGFLREYLKLSYEKKLAAITSHSESAGLNGQQTQEFVKRFKLADVEEKRSILKELKEARASSPISSSERKGLKKATKKELVKRSALLRIAAAWVITVPASALLAAMIFYMLLGFSVAR; from the coding sequence ATGGATCTTACAAATAGCCCGAAAGAAGAATCCACTTTATTGAGTGGTCATGAGTTTGTTCGTGTATTAATCGCTTTAGCGTTTGTGTTAGCCGCCGGCTTTTATGCATCATCTAATGGTGTGGGGGTTTCTAATCTATCCATTTTAGCGATAGCAGCGGCAATTGGCGCTTATATGGCGGTAAATATTGGTGCCAATGATGTGGCCAATAATGTGGGTCCAGCGGTAGGGTCTAAAGCGTTGTCTATGACAGGTGCCATTTTAATTGCCGCTGTCTTTGAAGCGGCTGGTGCTTTGATTGCCGGTGGTTCGGTTGTTGGAACCATTAAGAACGGTATTATAAACCCAAATTCAATAGGCGATACCGAAACCTTCATATGGGTCATGATGGCCGCTTTACTTGCTGGTGCAATTTGGCTTAATTTAGCCACTTATCTCGGCGCACCGGTTTCGACAACACATTCAATTGTCGGTGGTGTTTTGGGTGCTGGTGTTGCTGCTGGTGGTTTGGATATTGCAAACTGGGATAAATTGATTGCTATTGTTGCAAGCTGGATCATTTCTCCTGTGTTGGGTGGTGTGATTGCTGCTTTATTTTTGATGTACATCAAGCGTTCAATTACCTACAAAAGTGACATGATTGAATCCGCTAAGAAAGTCGTTCCTTTGCTTGTTGCATTCATGGTTTGGGCTTTTTCTACTTATCTGATTTTGAAAGGTTTGAAGAAAATTTGGAAATTAGATTTTATTACTGCAGGCCTTATTGCGCTAGCGATTGCGCTGACCGTCTATTTTATTGTTCGACCTATGGTAGAGAAAGCGGCATCGGCGCTGGAAAATAATAAAGATGCTGTAAATAGTTTGTTTACCCTTCCTCTGATTGTGTCTGCTGCTTTGTTAAGTTTTGCTCATGGCGCGAATGATGTTGCCAATGCCATTGGGCCTCTTGCAGCGATTAATGATGCTTTGATGACAGGGGCTGTTTCTAGTAAGGCCTCAATACCTCTTTGGATCATGGTAGTGGGTGGTTTAGGTATCGCTGTCGGTCTTGCTTTGTTTGGGCCTAAACTGATTAAGACGGTAGGGTCTGAAATTACAGAGTTAGACAAAACTCGAGCATTTTGTGTTGCCATGGCCGCTGCTATTACCGTTATTATTGCGTCTCAGCTTGGTTTGCCTGTGAGTTCTACGCATATTGCTGTTGGTGGTATTTTTGGCGTAGGCTTCTTACGTGAATATTTAAAACTGTCTTACGAGAAAAAGCTGGCAGCTATTACTTCTCATTCTGAGTCAGCGGGTCTTAATGGACAGCAGACTCAAGAGTTTGTGAAAAGATTCAAGTTGGCCGACGTAGAAGAAAAACGCAGTATTTTGAAAGAGTTGAAAGAAGCGCGAGCGTCTTCACCTATTTCTTCTTCAGAGCGTAAAGGGTTGAAGAAAGCCACGAAGAAAGAATTAGTTAAACGTTCTGCTCTATTACGTATCGCAGCAGCATGGGTAATTACTGTTCCTGCTTCCGCATTACTGGCCGCTATGATTTTTTATATGTTACTTGGATTTTCGGTCGCTCGATAA
- a CDS encoding L-serine ammonia-lyase has translation MAISLFDLFKVGIGPSSSHTVGPMVAANQFAHQLQDRHLLSKVTRLKVDLYGSLGATGKGHGTGTAVLMGLEGELPESIDPSGVSERVKQIEALSQLNLLAQQAINIDVATDIIYHRIDRLDFHANGMVLVAFDVNGQVIHQATFYSVGGGFIVQEDEHGNVALVEDTTELPHVFHDAETLIQLCRTQDKSIAQIMMENEKYWRTEEEIKQGILSIWSAMKACVQQGIRNEGILPGGLKVKRRAASLYRDLTSKTRMDMITPSLGAMDWVNLYALAVNEENAAGGRVVTAPTNGAAGIIPAVLHYYWEFCPRSSEEGVIDFFLTAAAIGFLFKENASISGAEVGCQGEVGSACAMAAAGLAAATGGSPEQIENAAEIGMEHNLGLTCDPIGGLVQVPCIERNAMGSMKAINSASMALRGDGTHYVSLDKVIRTMRDTGRDMNDKYKETSRGGLAVNVIEC, from the coding sequence ATGGCAATCAGTTTATTTGATCTGTTTAAAGTGGGCATTGGACCGTCAAGTTCTCATACTGTTGGCCCTATGGTGGCAGCGAATCAATTTGCTCACCAATTACAAGATCGACATTTATTATCGAAAGTCACTCGCTTGAAAGTGGATCTATATGGTTCGCTTGGTGCTACAGGCAAAGGCCACGGCACTGGAACGGCTGTATTAATGGGGCTTGAAGGTGAGCTGCCAGAATCAATTGACCCAAGTGGTGTGAGTGAGCGCGTTAAGCAAATAGAGGCTCTGTCGCAGCTTAACCTATTAGCTCAACAAGCTATTAATATTGATGTTGCTACAGACATTATTTATCACCGTATTGATCGTTTGGATTTTCATGCGAATGGCATGGTTTTGGTGGCTTTTGATGTTAACGGTCAAGTTATTCATCAAGCGACATTTTATTCTGTTGGTGGTGGTTTTATTGTCCAAGAAGACGAACACGGGAACGTGGCGTTAGTTGAAGATACGACTGAACTTCCTCATGTTTTTCATGATGCCGAAACACTCATTCAGCTTTGCCGAACACAAGACAAGAGCATTGCGCAGATTATGATGGAGAATGAAAAATATTGGAGAACAGAGGAAGAGATTAAACAAGGGATTCTTTCAATCTGGTCCGCAATGAAAGCATGTGTACAGCAAGGAATTCGAAATGAAGGTATTTTGCCTGGTGGCTTGAAGGTGAAGCGAAGAGCGGCAAGTTTGTATAGGGATTTAACCAGTAAAACACGTATGGATATGATTACACCGTCACTAGGAGCAATGGATTGGGTGAATCTTTATGCTTTGGCGGTGAATGAAGAAAATGCTGCCGGTGGTCGAGTGGTAACCGCTCCCACAAATGGCGCAGCAGGTATTATTCCAGCAGTGTTGCATTATTATTGGGAGTTTTGTCCTCGCTCTAGCGAAGAGGGCGTTATAGATTTTTTCCTCACGGCGGCGGCTATTGGTTTTTTGTTTAAAGAGAATGCCTCTATTTCTGGCGCTGAAGTGGGTTGTCAGGGGGAAGTTGGATCGGCTTGCGCTATGGCGGCGGCTGGTTTGGCAGCGGCTACAGGGGGCTCTCCTGAGCAAATAGAAAATGCCGCTGAAATTGGTATGGAGCATAATTTAGGATTAACGTGTGACCCTATTGGAGGGTTAGTGCAGGTACCTTGTATTGAACGTAATGCCATGGGTTCCATGAAAGCCATTAACTCTGCCAGTATGGCGCTTCGAGGAGATGGGACGCACTACGTTTCTTTAGATAAGGTAATTCGTACTATGCGCGATACAGGGCGAGATATGAATGATAAGTACAAAGAAACGTCGCGCGGTGGATTAGCGGTTAATGTGATTGAGTGTTAA
- a CDS encoding universal stress protein, with protein MSATIIVGVDGSEAGNRALSYAKRLATLIGSECELQLICVVEWSPYTFQTTEENALRKKQKHIETQNAQDRVINPALESLKDAGIKASGAVKFGKAATILNNIAVENNAEQIVVARSTEQGLSARVFGSVTASLVMSASVPVTVVS; from the coding sequence ATGTCAGCAACAATTATTGTCGGTGTCGATGGAAGTGAGGCAGGTAATCGAGCCTTGTCCTATGCAAAGCGGCTTGCAACGCTAATAGGAAGCGAGTGTGAGCTCCAACTTATTTGTGTAGTGGAATGGTCGCCCTACACGTTTCAAACAACAGAAGAAAACGCCCTACGTAAAAAACAAAAACACATAGAAACCCAGAATGCCCAAGATCGAGTCATCAACCCTGCCCTAGAATCCCTTAAAGATGCTGGTATAAAAGCATCAGGTGCTGTGAAATTTGGTAAAGCCGCCACCATTCTTAACAATATTGCCGTAGAAAATAATGCGGAACAAATCGTCGTTGCTCGTTCAACAGAACAAGGCCTAAGCGCAAGAGTATTTGGTAGCGTAACCGCCAGTTTGGTTATGAGTGCAAGTGTCCCTGTTACCGTTGTCAGCTGA
- a CDS encoding alanine/glycine:cation symporter family protein codes for MKKYTYLFSVTAALLLLSLSSSAHAEGIDAVVNEIFGNATGWFVSLIFAPLPGTSFPWIVLWLVTGATVFTLYFGFIQFRSIGHSIALVKGDYSDPNDAGEVSHFQALATALSGTVGLGNIAGVAVAVSIGGPGATFWMILAGLMGMASKFTECTLGVKYRNEYKDGSVSGGPMYYISKGFAERGIPGGKFLAGLFAVFCILGALGGGNMFQANQAHAQLTQVIGTYPGWITGIIFAALVFVVIVGGIKSIARVTDKIVPIMGILYVGAALVILLVNADKIGWAFGQIIEGAFTGLGIAGGLVGALIQGFKRAAFSNEAGVGSAAIAHSAVQTNEPITEGYVSLLEPFIDTVVICTMTALVIIITGQLMQDPETGLYILNEAGTIMTADGSSGVALTSAAFGSAFSWFPILLAVAVILFAFSTMISWSYYGLKAWTYLFGESKNAELTFKIIFCVFVVIGAAANLGPVIDFSDAAIFAMAVANIIGLYFLMPIVKRELLSYQKRLKSGEIVKFKDRKRSTK; via the coding sequence ATGAAAAAATACACTTATCTATTTAGCGTGACCGCCGCATTACTTTTATTAAGCTTGAGCTCATCGGCTCATGCAGAAGGGATTGATGCGGTAGTGAATGAAATTTTCGGCAATGCAACGGGCTGGTTTGTTAGTCTCATCTTCGCCCCCCTTCCTGGAACGAGCTTTCCATGGATTGTTCTATGGTTAGTAACCGGCGCCACTGTCTTTACTTTATATTTTGGCTTTATTCAATTTCGTAGTATTGGTCATTCCATTGCTTTGGTAAAAGGCGATTACTCAGATCCAAATGATGCAGGCGAAGTAAGTCACTTCCAAGCGTTAGCCACTGCACTATCGGGGACGGTTGGTCTTGGTAATATTGCGGGGGTCGCGGTGGCCGTTTCTATTGGTGGTCCCGGTGCGACGTTTTGGATGATCTTAGCAGGCCTTATGGGCATGGCATCGAAATTCACCGAATGTACCCTAGGTGTTAAGTACCGTAATGAATACAAAGACGGCAGCGTGTCTGGCGGTCCAATGTATTACATTTCTAAAGGTTTTGCGGAAAGAGGCATTCCTGGCGGTAAATTCTTAGCGGGTCTATTCGCTGTATTTTGTATTTTGGGTGCACTTGGTGGCGGTAACATGTTCCAAGCGAACCAAGCCCATGCGCAACTTACTCAAGTCATAGGCACCTATCCAGGTTGGATTACCGGTATCATTTTTGCCGCACTGGTTTTTGTGGTCATCGTCGGCGGTATAAAATCCATTGCTCGAGTTACCGACAAAATCGTTCCTATTATGGGGATTCTTTATGTCGGTGCCGCCCTCGTTATCTTACTCGTTAATGCAGACAAAATTGGTTGGGCATTTGGCCAAATCATTGAAGGCGCGTTCACCGGCCTTGGTATAGCAGGCGGTTTAGTTGGGGCTTTGATTCAAGGCTTTAAACGCGCTGCTTTCTCCAACGAAGCCGGAGTGGGCTCTGCGGCAATTGCTCACTCAGCGGTACAAACTAATGAACCAATTACAGAAGGTTATGTTTCCTTACTAGAGCCGTTTATCGACACCGTGGTTATTTGTACCATGACGGCATTGGTTATCATCATTACTGGTCAACTTATGCAAGATCCGGAAACAGGTCTGTATATTTTGAACGAAGCTGGCACCATTATGACAGCAGATGGCTCTTCTGGCGTCGCGTTAACGTCGGCGGCATTTGGCTCAGCGTTTAGCTGGTTCCCTATTTTGCTAGCGGTTGCCGTTATCCTGTTCGCTTTCTCGACTATGATTAGCTGGTCTTATTACGGTTTAAAAGCATGGACGTATTTATTTGGCGAAAGTAAAAACGCAGAACTGACGTTTAAGATAATTTTTTGTGTCTTTGTTGTGATTGGAGCAGCGGCCAACTTAGGCCCTGTTATTGACTTCTCCGATGCGGCTATCTTTGCCATGGCGGTTGCAAACATCATCGGTTTATATTTCTTAATGCCGATTGTCAAAAGAGAGCTCTTGTCTTACCAAAAACGCTTAAAATCTGGTGAGATCGTTAAATTCAAGGATCGTAAAAGATCCACCAAATAG